From a region of the Lactuca sativa cultivar Salinas chromosome 4, Lsat_Salinas_v11, whole genome shotgun sequence genome:
- the LOC111881965 gene encoding F-box protein SKIP24 isoform X1 has product MSLPDELWRLILELGVETSSLTYKDICCLSMASRRLNHLSKEDSIWSKLLSSDFPTLSSSSSSSSTSTPPKSIYQTRFEKDKAKKLLAEKRAVLRLESQIHEHTRKVHEIEHQLGDENEKIKSAIDELKNLQKVKEASSALKVWQPEIVHGRHRQIVEHCSVPVDSRINVLDMEIKLCRQQMIGFLKARREEKGRLEMVKEKLLKVKYRSFECLEGSLKSNVDDESRKCRKILKKVKRVE; this is encoded by the coding sequence ATGTCATTACCAGATGAATTATGGAGGTTGATTTTGGAACTTGGAGTCGAAACTTCATCGTTAACCTACAAAGACATTTGTTGTCTTTCAATGGCTTCCAGACGTTTAAATCATCTTTCAAAAGAAGACAGCATTTGGTCAAAATTACTCTCTTCTGATTTCCCTACActctcttcatcttcatcttcatcttcaacctCTACTCCTCCCAAATCGATCTACCAAACCAGATTCGAAAAAGACAAAGCAAAAAAACTTTTAGCAGAAAAACGAGCTGTCCTAAGACTCGAAtctcagatccatgaacacacaAGAAAAGTACACGAGATTGAACACCAATTAGGTGACGAGAATGAGAAAATCAAATCCGCCATTGATGAGTTGAAGAACTTGCAGAAAGTGAAGGAAGCTTCGAGTGCATTGAAGGTGTGGCAACCAGAGATTGTTCATGGAAGGCATAGACAGATTGTTGAGCATTGTAGTGTCCCTGTTGACTCGAGGATTAATGTGTTGGATATGGAGATTAAGCTTTGTAGACAACAGATGATTGGGTTTTTGAAAGCTCGAAGAGAAGAAAAGGGAAGACTTGAAATGGTGAAGGAGAAGTTATTGAAGGTGAAATATCGATCGTTTGAATGTTTGGAAGGGAGTTTAAAAAGTAATGTTGATGATGAATCAAGAAAGTGTAGAAAGATTTTGAAGAAAGTGAAAAGAGTTGAATAG
- the LOC111881965 gene encoding F-box protein SKIP24 isoform X2 → MASRRLNHLSKEDSIWSKLLSSDFPTLSSSSSSSSTSTPPKSIYQTRFEKDKAKKLLAEKRAVLRLESQIHEHTRKVHEIEHQLGDENEKIKSAIDELKNLQKVKEASSALKVWQPEIVHGRHRQIVEHCSVPVDSRINVLDMEIKLCRQQMIGFLKARREEKGRLEMVKEKLLKVKYRSFECLEGSLKSNVDDESRKCRKILKKVKRVE, encoded by the coding sequence ATGGCTTCCAGACGTTTAAATCATCTTTCAAAAGAAGACAGCATTTGGTCAAAATTACTCTCTTCTGATTTCCCTACActctcttcatcttcatcttcatcttcaacctCTACTCCTCCCAAATCGATCTACCAAACCAGATTCGAAAAAGACAAAGCAAAAAAACTTTTAGCAGAAAAACGAGCTGTCCTAAGACTCGAAtctcagatccatgaacacacaAGAAAAGTACACGAGATTGAACACCAATTAGGTGACGAGAATGAGAAAATCAAATCCGCCATTGATGAGTTGAAGAACTTGCAGAAAGTGAAGGAAGCTTCGAGTGCATTGAAGGTGTGGCAACCAGAGATTGTTCATGGAAGGCATAGACAGATTGTTGAGCATTGTAGTGTCCCTGTTGACTCGAGGATTAATGTGTTGGATATGGAGATTAAGCTTTGTAGACAACAGATGATTGGGTTTTTGAAAGCTCGAAGAGAAGAAAAGGGAAGACTTGAAATGGTGAAGGAGAAGTTATTGAAGGTGAAATATCGATCGTTTGAATGTTTGGAAGGGAGTTTAAAAAGTAATGTTGATGATGAATCAAGAAAGTGTAGAAAGATTTTGAAGAAAGTGAAAAGAGTTGAATAG
- the LOC128133710 gene encoding uncharacterized protein LOC128133710, with the protein MEGLHVAFKRTRLADVFRGISIDDIEIPHLLYANDFFVLSPWSLDKVVHILCFFDVFSWLRVLINLHKSKLIGIGVTPSQVADVARSMGCGFDSILFVNLGVHAGHNMNRVNAWSSIIDKFCSRLAGWKAKCLSFGGGLTLIKLVLGSVGN; encoded by the coding sequence ATGGAGGGTCTTCACGTGGCTTTTAAAAGGACCCGTTTGGCTGATGTTTTTAGAGGGATCTCTATTGATGACATTGAGATTCCACATCTTTTGTATGCGAACGATTTTTTTGTGCTTTCACCATGGAGTCTTGATAAGGTTGTTCATATTCTTTGTTTTTTCGATGTTTTTTCTTGGCTTCGGGTCTTAATCAATTTGCATAAAAGCAAATTGATTGGAATTGGTGTTACCCCATCTCAAGTTGCGGATGTTGCGAGATCCATGGGCTGTGGTTTTGATTCTATCCTATTTGTTAATCTTGGGGTTCATGCAGGTCATAATATGAACCGAGTGAACGCTTGGTCCTCTATTATTGACAAATTTTGTAGTAGATTAGCGGGGTGGAAAGCTAAATGCCTTTCCTTTGGTGGTGGACTTACATTGATCAAGTTGGTTCTTGGGTCTGTGGGAAACTAG